The nucleotide window TCCTGCTGCTGGTCTACCGCAGCCTGCTGCTGCCCTTCCTGATCATCCTCAGCGCCGTCTTCGCCCTCGGACTCGCCTGCGCGATCGTCTACGTGCTCGCCGACCACGGTGCCGTACGCGTCGACGGCCAGGTGCAGGGCATCCTCTCGATCCTCGTCATCGGCGCTTCCACCGACTACGCGCTGCTGCTCACCGCCCGGTTCCGGGAGGAACTCACCCGGGGCGCCGACCGCGCCTCGGCCGCGCTCGCCGCACTGCGGCGCTCGGCGGGCGCCATCACGGCGAGCGCGGCGACCGTCGCCCTCGGGCTGCTCGCGCTGCTGCTCAGCGATCTGACGAACAACCGGGCGCTCGGCCCCGTGGGTGCCATCGGGATCGTCTGCGCCGTGCTCTCCACCCTGACCTTCCTTCCCGCGGTCCTGGTGCTCACCGGCCGGGCCGCCTACTGGCCGGCCAAGCCCCGCCCCGCGGACGCCGCCACCGGCGGACACGGCATCTGGCGGCGCGTCGCCTCCTTCGTGGACCGCGCCCCTCGCAAGGTCTGGGCCGGCACCCTGCTGCTCCTGGTGGTGTGCGCGGTCTTCGCGCCCACCCTGAAGTCGCAGGGCGTACCGCTGGACGAGACCTTCGTCAACGACGCGCCGTCCGTCTCCGCGCAGGCCACGCTCAGCGAGCACTTCCCCGGCGGGTCCGGGAACCCCGCCGTGATCATCGCCGCCGCCGACCGTACCGACGAGGTCGTCGCCGCCGCCGGGAAAACCGAGGGGATCGCGGCCGTCGCCCCGGTCACCGCGTCCGGACGCCCCGGAGACGGCCCCCCGATGGTCGTCGACGGACGGGTGCGGATCGACGCCACACTCAAGGCGGAGGCCGACAGCGACGCCGCCAACGCCACGGTGAAGAGGCTGCGCGAGGCGGTCCACGCCGTCCCCGGCGCACAGGCCGCCGTCGGCGGGTACTCCGCGCAGCGGCTCGACACGCAGACCCAGGCTTCCGAGGACCGCGCGCTCATCGTGCCCGTGGTGCTCGCGATCATCCTGGTCATCCTGATCGCACTGCTCCGCTCGGTCCTGCTGCCCGTCCTGCTGGTCGCCACCGTCGGGCTCAACTACCTCGCCACACTGGGCGTCTCCGCGCTCGTCTTCCAGCACGTGTTCGGCTTCAGCGGCACGGACGCCTCGGTACCGCTGTACGGGTTCGTCTTCCTCGTCGCCCTCGGCGTGGACTACAACATCTTCCTGATGTCCCGGGTACGGGAGGAAGCGCTGCTGCACGGCACCCGTCAGGGGATGCTGCGTGGCCTGATCACGACCGGTGGGGTGATCACCTCGGCGGGCGTGGTGCTGGCCGCGACCTTCGCCGCGCTCCTGGTCATCCCCCTGGCCTTCCTGGTGCAGATCGCGTTCATCGTCGCGTTCGGCGTTCTGCTCGACACCCTGGTGGTCCGGTCGCTGCTGGTGCCCGCGCTGGTGCTCGACATCGGCCCGGTGTCCTGGTGGCCCGACAAGCGCATGGCGGCCGTGGGGCGGGACAAGGACGCGGAGGCGGAGCGCGAGGACGCGCGCTCCTGAGACGGGTGCCGGGCCGGCGAGGTTGGTACGGACCAGTGTGGCCGGAAGAGATCGTCGCGCCCGGACCCACCCGCTCGATTGATGTCGCCATACGCGCATCCTGTGACCACCTTCCGGCCGCAACGATCAAATTGCGATCGCCTCCCGCGGCGGGCCGACCGGCTTGTCATGCTGCTCTGGACCTGACCGGCACGTACCGGGAATTACTCGACCGAGTCCGAAGGGGTGCGCCCGATCCGCGTGGGCGCCCCCGGGAACTCATGGGTGAGAGAAGTGATCGATGTCCTCCGAGCACGCAGGCGGTGCAGTCCGTGGAGACAGTGACGGGAGAGGCGCGGACGGGGACGCCGTACCGGGGGATCCGGGTGGCCTGGACGGTGAGAACACCGCCCTCGCCCTGAAGATCCTGGTCGCCGGAGGATTCGGTGTCGGCAAGACCACCCTGGTCGGTGCCGTCAGCGAGATCCGCCCGCTGCGCACCGAGGAGTTGCTCAGCGAGGCCGGGCAGACCGTCGACGACACCGAAGGCGTGGAGCGCAAGACCACGACCACGGTCGCGATGGACTTCGGCAGGATCACCATCCGCTCCGGGCTCTCCCTCTACCTGTTCGGGACGCCGGGACAGGACCGCTTCTGGTTCCTGTGGGACGAACTGTCGCAAGGAGCTCTCGGGGCCGTCGTCCTCGCCGACACCCGGCGGCTGGAGGACTGCTTTCCCGCGGTCGACTACTTCGAACACCGGCGCATCCCGTTCGTCGTCGCCGTCAACTGCTTCTCGGGATCCCGTTCCTACGAGGAGAAGGACGTGTCGCTCGCCCTCGATCTGGACCCCGGCACGCCGGTCGTCCTCTGCGACGCGCGCGACCGGGCCTCCGGCAAGGAGGTTCTGATCAGGATGGTCGAGTACGCCGGGCGGATGCACACCGCCCGGCTGCTCGACTCCGTGGGCCAGTAGCCCGTTCGCGGGCACGGGACCCCGAGCCGCCCGGGGCCGCGCCGACCCTCAGTCGGCGATGTCGGCCATCGAGACCACCTTCTCGATCCGTACCCGCACCAGCAGTTCGCCCGGTACCGCGTTGCGGCGGCCG belongs to Streptomyces sp. NBC_00102 and includes:
- a CDS encoding ATP/GTP-binding protein, whose translation is MSSEHAGGAVRGDSDGRGADGDAVPGDPGGLDGENTALALKILVAGGFGVGKTTLVGAVSEIRPLRTEELLSEAGQTVDDTEGVERKTTTTVAMDFGRITIRSGLSLYLFGTPGQDRFWFLWDELSQGALGAVVLADTRRLEDCFPAVDYFEHRRIPFVVAVNCFSGSRSYEEKDVSLALDLDPGTPVVLCDARDRASGKEVLIRMVEYAGRMHTARLLDSVGQ
- a CDS encoding MMPL family transporter codes for the protein MTSASRHRTLRWLVPAVLVLVWLGIGGVFGPYAGKLGEVSTNDQAAFLPRSAESTEVSEEQKAFQKSGTVPAIVVWTGEDGALPGGAADAATRALASLRGTPGVEGTPTPALPSKDGRALEGVVQLDSGLGDALPGTLDRVRDAARSVSGTTVGIAGPAAAQADLKDAFGGIDGLLLGVALVAVLVILLLVYRSLLLPFLIILSAVFALGLACAIVYVLADHGAVRVDGQVQGILSILVIGASTDYALLLTARFREELTRGADRASAALAALRRSAGAITASAATVALGLLALLLSDLTNNRALGPVGAIGIVCAVLSTLTFLPAVLVLTGRAAYWPAKPRPADAATGGHGIWRRVASFVDRAPRKVWAGTLLLLVVCAVFAPTLKSQGVPLDETFVNDAPSVSAQATLSEHFPGGSGNPAVIIAAADRTDEVVAAAGKTEGIAAVAPVTASGRPGDGPPMVVDGRVRIDATLKAEADSDAANATVKRLREAVHAVPGAQAAVGGYSAQRLDTQTQASEDRALIVPVVLAIILVILIALLRSVLLPVLLVATVGLNYLATLGVSALVFQHVFGFSGTDASVPLYGFVFLVALGVDYNIFLMSRVREEALLHGTRQGMLRGLITTGGVITSAGVVLAATFAALLVIPLAFLVQIAFIVAFGVLLDTLVVRSLLVPALVLDIGPVSWWPDKRMAAVGRDKDAEAEREDARS